DNA sequence from the Eubacterium sp. 1001713B170207_170306_E7 genome:
ACGGCCCTGGGGGGCACGTACCGCATTACTTATTATAGGCTATTTTTGTGCTAAAAACAAGAGGACAGCCTATAAATAAGTGGGCTTATTTGTGTTAGCATTTTATAAAAGTGTCATATAACTGTGCATGGTTGGTGTAATCCTGCACAGTTTTTTGTTTGGTTTTCCCTGAAATTATAGGAGAAGACAATGGAATCAAGGTTAGATCAAAAGGCAATCGGCCAGCGTATCCGGCAGCGTAGAACATTTTTAAATATGAGCCGTGAGGATCTGGCGCGCAAAATTGGGATTACACAGACTTTTTTAACAGACATCGAGTTGGGAACCAAAGGCTTTTCCTTAAAAAGCCTTGAGCGTTTCTGTGAGGCGTTAAAAATGTCTTCGGACAGCATCCTGTTTGGCAAGAGCTTGGATGAAAAAGAAAAACATACCGCACTGCTCGATATTCTGGAGCACTGCCCGGATGAAAAAAAGGAATACGCAGAAAGAATGATGATGCTCTTTTTAATGAGCCATGAAACAACAAACCAGTAAAGCGATATAAAACGACCGGAATCTGGGAAGAGACACCGGTTTTTTTATTGCCTGAAATCCGAGTACAGAAAATATGTGAATTATTCGGCAGAATTGGCAAAAAACTGCTTATTTCCCCTAAAAAGGGGTAGCGCCTGAGTCGGATTGGTGATATAATTGGAAACGAAAATCGAATAGGAAAGACTAATGTAAAATCTGTTTTGGATTCTTTCGTTTTTGCCCCGGTAAAAACAAAGGATAGAGGGAATCTGGTGAAAATCCAGAGCGATCCGGTCACTGTAATTCGTTAAGTCTCCTTATGATGCCACTGGAATGAAAACCGGGAAGGCGAGGAGAATATAATGCGATGAGTCAGGAAACCTACTGAACAGAGTGCTAATAATTACCTCCAGGGAAAAGGGAACTTAGTAACGTTAATTTAATTGTAATATCCGCAGTAAACAGCGTGGATAGATAATTCTGTTGACAAACCTCTTTTTTTTACGGAGACGTAATAAAAAAGAGGTTTTTTATTTTTTAAATGAATGAATTGATTGAAGGAGAAGGATTGAAATGAAGTTAGTTGTAGTTGGGATCAATCATAAAGACACACCTCTGGAAATCAGGGAAAAGGGTGCTTTTATCAAGCGGACCGTAAAGGAAGGCATCGCAGGCCTTCTGGAAGAAGCGTGCATCGAAGAGGTGATCATTCTTTCTACCTGTAATCGAAGCGAAATTTATGTGGCGACCCGCGACGTGGAAGCGGCAGGCCAGGTGCTGAAAAGTTTTTATACCGAGGAAAAATCCAGAGAGCTGGAAAATTACCTGTTCTGTGAAAAGGGGAGAGACGCCATCCTTCACCTTTACCGGGTGGTGACCGGACTGGATTCGATGATTCTTGGAGAGGACCAGATTCTGGGGCAGGTAAAGGATGCCCTTGAGCTGTCCCAGTCTGTGCACGGCTGCGGTAAATATTTAACCAAGGCTTTTCGGGAAGCCGTCACCTTTGCGAAGAAGGTCAAAACTGTTTATAAAATTTCAGAAACCCCGCTCTCTCTGAGCTCGACAGCGGTTAAGCATGTTAAAAGAACCTATGAGGACTACGCGGATAAAAAGGTGCTGATTATCGGTTCGGGAAAAATGGGACTTCTGGCGCTGCGTTATATGGCGGCAGAGGGCTTTAACAATGTCTATATGACCAACCGGACCTACCATCCGGGAGACGAGTACCGGGATATCTATGAGGGTGTCAACATGATCCGCTACGAGGACCGCTATGAGGCCATCGGGGAGATCGACGTCATTATCTCGGCGACGGCCTCGCCCCATGTTGTCTTAAAACGGGAGCTCATGCCAGCGCGCCAAAAACCGCTCATGGCCATTGATCTGGCGCTGCCCAGGGATATTGATGAAGGCATCTCGGAAATGGAGGCTGTCGAGCTGCTGACCATTGATAATTTCAAGGACATCATTGACGAAAAGATGCACTACCGCGAAAAAGTAGCGGAAAAGATCGCCCTTGAGATCGAAGAGGAAATCGACGGGCTCATGGTCTGGATCACCAAGTCTAAGGTGGACAACATGGTGGGGCATTTTAACCAGGTTTCTGGCCAGCTGGCAGACGAGACCATTGAAATCCTCAATAAGCGCTATCAGTTTGAGGGGAAGGATAAGGAATTTCTGGAAAAAATTGTCCATTCAAAATTCCGTGAGATGGTCATGCCGTCCATCAAGCAGCTTAAAACACTGGACAGCGAAGATGATATCCTGCGTTTTGAAAAAACGCTGGCTTTTCTGTTTTCCGGGGGTAATGCGGAGGCGCCCCAATGAGAGGGCCGGTTCTGCTTAACTTTACCGGAAAAAAGGCCCTTGTCATCGGCAGTGGAAAAGTAGGAATGCGCCGGGCCGAAACCCTAGCCGGGTATGGGTGTTTTGTGACCTGTGTGGATAAAAATATGGAGATACCAGAACACCCAGCAGAGAATATCCGCTATGTTAAAGCCTACTGCCGGATTGAGACAGCCCTTGACGGCATGGACCTGGTAGTGGCGGCGACAGACCAGCGCGACCTGAACGCGCAGATTCTTGAAAACTGTAAGCTGCGGGGCATCTGGTGCAATGTGGCGGATGACCCTGAGCGTTCTGATTTTATTTTTCCCTCAGTGGTAAGGCGCGGCGATTTGACAATTGCGGTCTGCACCGACGGCGCCAGCCCAACGCTGACCACCCAGATCAAAAAAGAGCTGGAGGAAAAATATGACGAAAGCTACGCTGAACGTCTCAGACTGCTGAAACAGCTGCGGCGGCATATCTTAAAAACAGCGCCTTCAGCGGCGGCTAAAAAGAGACAGCTTAAAGAACTGGCCGAATTGACCATTGAAGAATTGCAGAGAGAAGTGGAGAAAATATGAAAATAATTGTAGGCTCAAGAGGCAGCAAGCTGGCTGTAGTCCAGACAAACTGGCTTCTTGAGGAATTAAGAAAAGCCAACCCGGCGGTGGATTTTGAACTCAGGATCATCAAGACAAAGGGCGATAAAATCCAGCACAAAGCCCTTGATAAAATTGGAGATAAGGGCATTTTCACCAAGGAGCTGGAGGATGCCCTCATAAGCGGTAAAATCGATATGGCGGTTCACAGCATGAAGGATATGCCTTCCGCGCTACCGGAAGGGCTGATCCTCTCAGTACCGCCCATGCGTGAGGACCCGAGAGACGTTCTGCTGACGCCGCATAAAATAAAATCCGTCCAGGAGCTGCCCCAAAACGCCGTCATCGGCACTGGAAGCAAACGCCGGATTTACCAGCTGAAAAGTATCCGAAAGGATTTTGAGGTGGTAGGGATCCGCGGCAATATCGATACCCGTATCCGGAAAATGCAGGAGCAGAAGCTGGATGGAATCATTCTGGCGGCGGCAGGCCTTAAACGCATCGGCGCTTATGAAAGCGCGGATTACACCTGTGTTCCCCTTGACCCGTGCCAGTTTGTATCAGCGCCTGCCCAGGGAATTCTGGCCGTGGAAATCCGTGAGGATAACGAAACCGTCAAGGGATTGATGGAAACGGTCAGTAACCCGGTTACCAAAGCCCAGATGACGGCCGAACGCCAGTTTCTGATCAGCTTAAACGGCAGCTGCCATATCCCCATCGGCGCATACTGTGATGTGGAGGATGAAAAGCTGACCCTCTATGGCCTTTTCGGCAATGAGGACGGCACAATTTTATACAAAGGACAGACAGAGGGAACCCTTGGCGAGGAAGCCGATATGGGAGACCGTCTGGCAAAGGAGCTGAAAGCGATGGTAGAAGCAGAAATAAAGCCGGGAACAGTTTATCTGGCAGGCGGCGGCTGCGGCGACAAGGGGCTGATCACCGTCAAGGCCATGGAAAAATTAAAAACCTGCGACGCAGTGGTTTATGACGCGCTGGTCAATGAAGAATTTTTGAAGTGGACAAGACCGGAGTGTGAAAAGATTTATGTCGGCAAGAGAGCCGCCAACCACGCACTGCCCCAGGATGAGATCAACGCCCTGCTGATCCGGCTGGGCAAGGAAGGGAAAAATGTTGTCCGGCTGAAGGGCGGCGACCCTTACGTTTTCGGACGCGGCGGCGAGGAAGGCGAGGAGCTTTACGACGCAGGCGTTCCCTTTGAAGTGATTCCGGGCATTACCTCGGTTATCGGCGGTTTGGCTTACGCGGGTATTCCCATAACGCACAGAGACTGCGTTTCATCCTTCCAGGTGGTCACCGGCCATCTGAAATCTGAAGAATCTGAGCTGGACTGGCCGGTGCTGGCAAAATCCAAGGGAACCATCGTGTTTTTGATGGGCGTTAAGAACCTTGAGAAGATTACCGCAGAGCTGATGAAAAACGGCATGGATAAAAATACGCCGGCAGCGGTGGTGCACCGCGCCTCCACCCCTTACCAGCGGGTAGTGGAAGGCACGCTGGAAACCATCTACGGCATTGCTTCAGAAGCTAAGATCACCGCGCCCAGCCTGATCGTGGTGGGCGATGTGGTGACCAAGCGCGAAAAGCTGCGCTTCTTTGACAGCAAGCCGCTCTTTGGCAAAAACATCGTGGTAACCCGCTCCAGAGAGCAGAGCTCCAAAATGGTGGAACAGATTACAGAGCTCGGCGGCAATGCCATTGAGTACCCGACCATTAAAATTGAGCCGATTCCGGAAAATGTCACCGCTTTGGCCGAGAACTTCGGAAGCCTGGATGCCTACAGCCATATTATTTTTACCAGCACCAACGGCGTTGAGATTTTCTTCGACGCGCTGAAGGCCTCCGGCCGAGATACGAGAGCCCTTGGAAGCATCCATGTAACGGCCATCGGCTCCGCGACGGCGGCGCTGCTTGCAGAACAGGGCATCACCGCGGACTTTGTGCCGAAAAAATACGTTGGCGAGGAGCTGGTTGACGGCTTGATGCCGCTTTTGACAGAAGCATCGCGGGTATTGATTCCCCGCTCCAAAAACGCGCGGATTTACGTGGTTGAGGAGCTGCGCAGGGTGTGTCCGGTGGATGAGTTCCAGATTTACGAAACGGTCCGTGAGGACAATACCGACGTCGATGTGGCCGAAATGCTGAAAAATAAAGAGATTGATTACATCACCTTTACGAGCTCCACAACCGTACAGTATTTTGTGGAAAAAATTGGTGATGAAAATGTGGAATACACTAAAAACGCAAAATGCGTTTCGATTGGACCCGTGACCTCAGATAAAATGAGAGAGCTGGGTTTAACGGTCGATGTCCAGGCAGAGGTTTACACCATTGCCGGAATGATTGAAGCGATTCTGAATATGGAAAAATAAAGAGAGGAAGTTGATTATTATGTTACCAACCCGATTGAGAAAAAACGCAGCGGTTCGTGATCTGATCCGCGAAACAGAGTTATCCATGCGCGATGTGGTTTATCCTTTGTTTGTGGTTGACGGAGAAAACATCAAGCGTGAAATCCCATCCATGAAAGGACAATACCATCTGTCGCTCGATATGCTGCCAAAGGAACTGGAAGAGCTGAAAGCGCTGGGCGTCCGCTATATTATCCTGTTCGGCGTGCCCGATGAAAAGGACGCGGAGGCGACGCCCGCCTTTGTGGATGACGGCATCATCCAGAAAGCCATCCGTCTTGTCAAGGAAAAGGACCCGGAAATGTACGTTATCACCGATGTGTGTCTCTGCGAGTACAAGAGTGACGGCCATTGCTGTTTCTTCCACGACAACGGTGACATCAAGCGTGACAAATCACTGGAAACCCTGTGCAAGGTAACCGTGAGCCACGCAAAAGCCGGCGCGGATATGGTAGCACCCTCCGACATGATGGACGGCCATATCGAAGCCATGCGTAAAGCCCTGGATGACGCAGGCTTTGAGAGTATTCCGATCATGGGTTACTCTGCCAAGTTTGCCTCCACCTTCTACGGCCCGTTCCGCGACGCGGCAAATTCCGCTCCGGCCTTCGGCGACCGCAGAAGCTACCAGATGGACCCGGCCAACAGCGAGGAAGCGCTGAAGGAAGTGGTGCTGGATATTGATGAGGGCGCAGACATCGTTATGGTAAAGCCCGCGATGCCTTATCTGGATATCATCGCAAAGGCCAAGGAATTATCTTATCTGCCAATGGCCGCCTACCAGGTCAGCGGCGAATACGCCATGATCCGCAATGCGGTAGACGCCGGTCTGCTGGATGAAAAAGCCATTTATGAGAGCATGCTGTGCATTAAACGCGCGGGTGCTAAAATCATCATCACCTACTTCGCAAAAGATTTAAAAGCATTGATTGAAAAATATCAGTAAAGGACAGAATACAATGAAGCATACAAAGTCGATTGCACTTTTTGAAGAAGCGAACCGTGTGATTCCCGGCGGGGTCAACAGTCCCGTTCGCGCATTCCAGTCTGTAGGGATGCCGCCAGTCTTTATCGACCACGGAAAGGGATCAAAGATCTACGATGTGGACGGCAATGAATACACGGATTATATCTGCTCCTGGGGGCCGCTGATTCTCGGTCACGCCGCGG
Encoded proteins:
- a CDS encoding bifunctional precorrin-2 dehydrogenase/sirohydrochlorin ferrochelatase, with product MRGPVLLNFTGKKALVIGSGKVGMRRAETLAGYGCFVTCVDKNMEIPEHPAENIRYVKAYCRIETALDGMDLVVAATDQRDLNAQILENCKLRGIWCNVADDPERSDFIFPSVVRRGDLTIAVCTDGASPTLTTQIKKELEEKYDESYAERLRLLKQLRRHILKTAPSAAAKKRQLKELAELTIEELQREVEKI
- the hemC gene encoding hydroxymethylbilane synthase, which gives rise to MKIIVGSRGSKLAVVQTNWLLEELRKANPAVDFELRIIKTKGDKIQHKALDKIGDKGIFTKELEDALISGKIDMAVHSMKDMPSALPEGLILSVPPMREDPRDVLLTPHKIKSVQELPQNAVIGTGSKRRIYQLKSIRKDFEVVGIRGNIDTRIRKMQEQKLDGIILAAAGLKRIGAYESADYTCVPLDPCQFVSAPAQGILAVEIREDNETVKGLMETVSNPVTKAQMTAERQFLISLNGSCHIPIGAYCDVEDEKLTLYGLFGNEDGTILYKGQTEGTLGEEADMGDRLAKELKAMVEAEIKPGTVYLAGGGCGDKGLITVKAMEKLKTCDAVVYDALVNEEFLKWTRPECEKIYVGKRAANHALPQDEINALLIRLGKEGKNVVRLKGGDPYVFGRGGEEGEELYDAGVPFEVIPGITSVIGGLAYAGIPITHRDCVSSFQVVTGHLKSEESELDWPVLAKSKGTIVFLMGVKNLEKITAELMKNGMDKNTPAAVVHRASTPYQRVVEGTLETIYGIASEAKITAPSLIVVGDVVTKREKLRFFDSKPLFGKNIVVTRSREQSSKMVEQITELGGNAIEYPTIKIEPIPENVTALAENFGSLDAYSHIIFTSTNGVEIFFDALKASGRDTRALGSIHVTAIGSATAALLAEQGITADFVPKKYVGEELVDGLMPLLTEASRVLIPRSKNARIYVVEELRRVCPVDEFQIYETVREDNTDVDVAEMLKNKEIDYITFTSSTTVQYFVEKIGDENVEYTKNAKCVSIGPVTSDKMRELGLTVDVQAEVYTIAGMIEAILNMEK
- the hemB gene encoding porphobilinogen synthase; translation: MLPTRLRKNAAVRDLIRETELSMRDVVYPLFVVDGENIKREIPSMKGQYHLSLDMLPKELEELKALGVRYIILFGVPDEKDAEATPAFVDDGIIQKAIRLVKEKDPEMYVITDVCLCEYKSDGHCCFFHDNGDIKRDKSLETLCKVTVSHAKAGADMVAPSDMMDGHIEAMRKALDDAGFESIPIMGYSAKFASTFYGPFRDAANSAPAFGDRRSYQMDPANSEEALKEVVLDIDEGADIVMVKPAMPYLDIIAKAKELSYLPMAAYQVSGEYAMIRNAVDAGLLDEKAIYESMLCIKRAGAKIIITYFAKDLKALIEKYQ
- a CDS encoding helix-turn-helix transcriptional regulator — encoded protein: MESRLDQKAIGQRIRQRRTFLNMSREDLARKIGITQTFLTDIELGTKGFSLKSLERFCEALKMSSDSILFGKSLDEKEKHTALLDILEHCPDEKKEYAERMMMLFLMSHETTNQ
- the hemA gene encoding glutamyl-tRNA reductase; the encoded protein is MKLVVVGINHKDTPLEIREKGAFIKRTVKEGIAGLLEEACIEEVIILSTCNRSEIYVATRDVEAAGQVLKSFYTEEKSRELENYLFCEKGRDAILHLYRVVTGLDSMILGEDQILGQVKDALELSQSVHGCGKYLTKAFREAVTFAKKVKTVYKISETPLSLSSTAVKHVKRTYEDYADKKVLIIGSGKMGLLALRYMAAEGFNNVYMTNRTYHPGDEYRDIYEGVNMIRYEDRYEAIGEIDVIISATASPHVVLKRELMPARQKPLMAIDLALPRDIDEGISEMEAVELLTIDNFKDIIDEKMHYREKVAEKIALEIEEEIDGLMVWITKSKVDNMVGHFNQVSGQLADETIEILNKRYQFEGKDKEFLEKIVHSKFREMVMPSIKQLKTLDSEDDILRFEKTLAFLFSGGNAEAPQ